In the genome of Vidua macroura isolate BioBank_ID:100142 chromosome 19, ASM2450914v1, whole genome shotgun sequence, one region contains:
- the LOC128816896 gene encoding myosin-1B-like isoform X6 — translation MSTDAEMAIFGEAAPYLRKSEKERIEAQNKPFDAKTSVFVVHAKESYVKSTIQSRESGKVTVKTEGGETLTVKDDQIFSMNPPKYDKIEDMAMMTHLHEPAVLYNLKERYAAWMIYTYSGLFCVTVNPYKWLPVYNPEVVLAYRGKKRQEAPPHIFSISDNAYQFMLTDRENQSILITGESGAGKTVNTKRVIQYFATIAASGDKKKEEQTSGKMQGTLEDQIISANPLLEAFGNAKTVRNDNSSRFGKFIRIHFGATGKLASADIETYLLEKSRVTFQLKAERSYHIFYQIMSNKKPELIEMLLITTNPYDYLYVSQGEITVPSINDQEELMATDSAIDILGFSADEKTAIYKLTGAVMHYGNLKFKQKQREEQAEPDGTEVADKAAYLMGLNSADLLKALCYPRVKVGNEYVTKGQTVQQVYNSVGALAKAVFEKMFLWMVVRINQQLDTKQPRQYFIGVLDIAGFEIFDFNSLEQLCINFTNEKLQQFFNHHMFVLEQEEYKKEGIEWEFIDFGMDLAACIELIEKPMGIFSILEEECMFPKATDTSFKNKLYDQHLGKSNNFQKPKPGKGKAEAHFSLVHYAGTVDYNISGWLDKNKDPLNETVVGLYQKSSLKTLALLFASAGGDGGKKGGKKKGSSFQTVSALFRENLNKLMTNLRSTHPHFVRCIIPNESKTPGAMEHELVLHQLRCNGVLEGIRICRKGFPSRILYADFKQRYKVLNASAIPEGQFIDSKKASEKLLGSIDVDHTQYKFGHTKVFFKAGLLGLLEEMRDEKLAQLITRTQARCRGFLMRVEYQRMVERRESIFCIQYNVRSFMNVKHWPWMKLFFKIKPLLKSAESEKEMANMKGEFEKTKEELAKSEAKRKELEEKMASLMQEKNDLQLQVQSEADALADAEERCDQLIKTKIQLEAKIKEVTERAEDEEEINAELTAKKRKLEDECSELKKDIDDLELTLAKVEKEKHATENKVKNLTEEMAALDETIAKLTKEKKALQEAHQQTLDDLQAEEDKVNTLTKAKTKLEQQVDDLEGSLEQEKKLRMDLERAKRKLEGDLKLAQDSIMDLENDKQQLDEKLKKKDFEISQIQSKTEDEQALGMQLQKKIKELQARIEELEEEIEAERTSRAKAEKHRADLSRELEEISERLEEAGGATAAQIDMNKKREAEFQKMRRDLEEATLQHEATAAALRKKHADSTAELGEQIDNLQRVKQKLEKEKSELKMEIDDLASNMESVSKAKTNLEKMCRTLEDQLSEIKSKEEEHQRMINDLNAQRARLQTESGEYSRQVEEKDALVSQLSRGKQAFTQQIEELKRHLEEEIKAKNALAHALQSARHDCDLLREQYEEEQEAKGELQRALSKANSEVAQWRTKYETDAIQRTEELEEAKKKLAQRLQDAEEHVEAVNAKCASLEKTKQRLQNEVEDLMIDVERSNAACAALDKKQKNFDKILAEWKQKYEETQAELEASQKESRSLSTELFKMKNAYEESLDHLETMKRENKNLQQEISDLTEQIAEGGKAIHELEKVKKQVEQEKSELQASLEEVEASLEHEEGKILRLQLELNQVKSEIDRKIAEKDEEIDQMKRNHLRVVDSMQSTLDAEIRSRNEALRLKKKMEGDLNEMEIQLSHANRQAAEAQKNLRNTQAVLKDTQLHLDDAVRAQDDLKEQVAMVERRANLLQAEVEELRAALEQTERSRKVAEQELLDASERVQLLHSQNTSLINTKKKLETDIAQIQGEMEDTIQEARNAEEKAKKAITDAAMMAEELKKEQDTSAHLERMKKNLDQTVKDLQHRLEEAEQLALKGGKKQIQKLEARVRELEGEVDAEQKRSAEAVKGVRKYERRVKELTYQSEEDRKNVLRLQDLVDKLQMKVKSYKRQAEEAEELSNVNLSKFRKIQHELEEAEERADIAESQVNKLRAKSREIHKKIEEEE, via the exons ATGTCTACGGACGCTGAGATGGCCATCTTTGGGGAGGCTGCTCCTTACCTCCGAAAATCGGAAAAGGAGAGAATTGAGGCCCAGAACAAACCCTTTGATGCCAAGACATCTGTCTTTGTGGTGCATGCAAAGGAGTCCTATGTGAAGAGCACAATCCAGAGCAGGGAATCGGGCAAGGTCACTGTCAAGACTGAAGGGGGAGAG ACCCTGACTGTGAAGGATGACCAAATCTTCTCCATGAACCCTCCCAAGTATGACAAAATCGAGGACATGGCCATGATGACCCACCTCCACGAACCCGCCGTGCTGTACAACCTCAAAGAGCGTTACGCAGCCTGGATGATCTAC ACCTACTCGGGTCTCTTCTGCGTCACTGTCAACCCCTACAAGTGGCTGCCGGTGTACAACCCCGAGGTGGTGTTGGCCTACCGAGGCAAGAAGCGCCAGGAGGCCCCTCCACACATCTTCTCCATCTCTGACAACGCCTATCAGTTCATGCTGACTG ATCGGGAGAACCAGTCCATCCTGATCAC CGGAGAATCCGGGGCCGGGAAGACTGTGAACACAAAGCGTGTCATCCAGTACTTTGCAACAATTGCAGCCAGCggggacaagaagaaggaggagcagACCTCAGGCAAAATGCAG GGGACACTTGAGGATCAAATCATCAGTGCCAACCCACTGCTGGAGGCCTTTGGAAACGCCAAGACCGTGAGGAACGACAACTCCTCACGCTTT ggTAAATTCATCAGAATCCATTTTGGTGCCACAGGCAAACTGGCTTCTGCTGACATTGAAACTT ATCTGCTGGAGAAGTCCAGAGTCACTTTCCAGCTCAAGGCGGAAAGGAGCTACCACATCTTTTATCAGATCATGTCCAACAAGAAGCCAGAGCTAATTG AGATGTTACTGATCACCACCAACCCCTATGACTATCTGTATGTGAGTCAGGGTGAGATCACAGTTCCCAGCATTAACGACCAGGAGGAGCTGATGGCCACCGAC AGTGCCATTGACATCCTGGGTTTTAGTGCTGATGAGAAAACAGCCATCTACAAGCTGACAGGGGCTGTCATGCACTACGGGAACCTGAAGTTCAAGCAGAAACAAcgagaggagcaggcagagcctgatggcaccGAAG TTGCTGACAAGGCTGCCTACCTGATGGGTCTGAACTCAGCAGACCTGCTCAAGGCTCTCTGCTACCCCCGAGTCAAGGTGGGGAATGAATACGTGACCAAGGGCCAAACTGTGCAGCAG GTATACAATTCAGTGGGTGCACTGGCAAAGGCAGTGTTTGAGAAGATGTTCCTGTGGATGGTTGTTCGCATCAACCAGCAGCTGGACACGAAGCAGCCCAGGCAGTACTTCATTGGTGTCCTGGACATTGCTGGCTTCGAGATCTTTGAT TTCaacagcctggagcagctgtgcatCAACTTCACCAATGAGAAACTGCAACAGTTCTTCAACCACCACATGTtcgtgctggagcaggaggagtaCAAGAAGGAGGGGATTGAATGGGAGTTCATTGACTTTGGCATGGACCTGGCTGCCTGCATTGAGCTCATTGAGAAG CCCATGGGCATTTTCTCCATCCTGGAAGAGGAGTGCATGTTCCCCAAGGCAACTGACACCTCTTTCAAGAACAAGCTCTATGACCAGCACCTGGGCAAGTCCAACAACTTCCAGAAGCCcaagcctggcaaaggcaaggcTGAGGCCCACTTCTCCCTGGTGCACTATGCTGGCACAGTGGACTACAACATCTCTGGCTGGCTTGACAAGAACAAGGACCCTCTGAATGAAACTGTTGTGGGGCTGTATCAGAAGTCATCCCTGAAGACACTGGCTTTACTCTTTGCATctgctggaggaga tggtggtaagAAGGGAGGCAAGAAGAAGGGTTCTTCTTTCCAGACTGTCTCAGCTCTTTTCAGA GAGAATCTCAACAAGCTGATGACCAACCTGCGCAGCACTCACCCACATTTTGTGCGGTGTATCATCCCCAACGAGTCTAAAACACCTG GTGCCATGGAGCACGAGCTGGTGCTGCACCAGCTGCGCTGTAACGGCGTGCTGGAAGGGATCAGGATTTGCAGGAAAGGCTTCCCCAGCAGAATCCTCTATGCTGACTTCAAACAGAG ATACAAGGTGCTTAATGCCAGTGCCATCCCTGAAGGACAGTTCATCGATAGCAAGAAGGCTTCTGAGAAGCTCCTTGGGTCAATCGATGTGGACCACACCCAGTACAAATTTGGACACACCAAG GTGTTCTTcaaagctgggctgctgggactCCTGGAGGAGATGAGGGATGAGAAGCTGGCACAGCTCATCACCCGCACCCAGGCCAGGTGCAGGGGCTTCCTGATGAGGGTGGAGTACCAGAGAATGGTGGAACGGAG GGAATCCATCTTCTGCATCCAGTACAATGTTCGTTCATTCATGAATGTCAAACACTGGCCATGGATGAAGCTGTTCTTCAAGATCAAGCCCTTGCTGAAGAGTGCAGAGTCTGAGAAGGAGATGGCCAACATGAAGGGAGAGTTTGAGAAAACCAAGGAAGAGCTTGCAAAGTCTGAGGCAAAGCGGAAGGAGCTTGAGGAGAAAATGGCATCTctaatgcaggaaaaaaatgacctGCAGCTCCAAGTGCAATCT GAAGCTGATGCTTTGGCTGATGCTGAAGAAAGGTGTGACCAGCTcatcaaaaccaaaatccagCTGGAAGCCAAAATTAAGGAGGTGACTGAAAgggcagaggatgaggaggaaatTAATGCTGAACTGACAGCCAAGAAGAGGAAGCTGGAGGATGAATGTTCAGAGCTGAAGAAAGATATTGATGACCTTGAGCTAACACTGGCCaaggtggagaaggaaaaacatgCCACTGAAAACAAG GTGAAAAACCTGACTGAGGAGATGGCAGCTTTGGACGAGACCATTGCCAAGCtgacaaaagagaagaaagcccTCCAAGAGGCCCATCAGCAGACCCTGGATGacctgcaggcagaggaggacAAAGTCAATACTCTGACCAAAGCCAAGACCAAGCTGGAACAGCAAGTGGATGAT CTGGAAGGGTCCCTGGAGCAAGAGAAGAAACTGCGCATGGACCTGGAGAGAGCTAAGAGGAAACTGGAAGGAGACCTGAAGCTGGCCCAGGACAGCATCATGGATTTGGAGAATGAtaagcagcagctggatgagaaactgaagaa GAAAGACTTTGAGATCAGCCAGATCCAAAGTAAAACTGAGGATGAACAAGCCCTGGGCATGCAACTTCAGAAGAAGATCAAGGAGCTGCAG GCCCGTattgaggagctggaggaggaaattGAGGCAGAGCGAACCTCTCGCGCTAAAGCAGAGAAGCATCGCGCTGACCTGtccagggagctggaggagatcaGCGAGCGCCTGGAAGAAGCAGGAggggccacagcagctcagatTGATATGAACAAGAAGCGTGAGGCGGAATTCCAGAAGATGCGCCGTGACCTGGAAGAGGCCACGCTGCAGCACGAAGCCACGGCTGCCGCCCTGCGCAAGAAGCACGCggacagcacagctgagctgggcgAGCAGATCGACAACCTGCAACGCGTGAAgcagaagctggagaaggagaagagtgAGCTGAAGATGGAGATTGACGACTTGGCCAGCAACATGGAGTCTGTCTCCAAAGCCAAG ACCAACCTGGAGAAGATGTGCCGCACACTGGAAGATCAGCTGAGTGAGATTAAGAGCAAGGAGGAAGAGCATCAGCGCATGATCAATGACCTCAATGCTCAAAGAGCTCGTCTGCAGACAGAGTCAG GTGAATATTCACGTCAGGTGGAAGAGAAGGATGCTTTGGTTTCTCAGCTGTCAAGAGGCAAACAAGCTTTCACCCAACAGATTGAGGAACTGAAGAGGCATTTAGAGGAAGAGATAAAG gCCAAGAACGCCCTGGCCCACGCCCTGCAGTCCGCTCGCCACGACTGTGACTTGCTCCGGGAACAAtatgaggaggagcaggaggccaAGGGGGAGCTGCAGCGAGCCCTGTCCAAGGCCAACAGCGAAGTGGCCCAGTGGAGAACCAAATACGAGACGGACGCGATTCAGCGCACGGAGGAGCTCGAGGAGGCCAA GAAGAAGCTGGCCCAGCGCCTGCAGGATGCAGAGGAACATGTTGAGGCTGTCAATGCCAAATGTGCCTCCctggaaaagacaaagcagaggctgcagaatGAAGTGGAGGACCTGATGATTGACGTGGAGAGATCCAATGCTGCCTGCGCTGCTCTGGATAAGAAGCAGAAGAACTTTGACAAG ATCCTGGCAGAATGGAAGCAGAAGTATGAGGAAAcacaggctgagctggaggcCTCGCAGAAGGAGTCGCGCTCTCTGAGCACGGAGCTGTTCAAGATGAAGAATGCCTATGAGGAGTCCTTGGACCACCTGGAAACAATGAAGCGGGAGAACAAGAACTTGCAGC AGGAGATTTCCGACCTCACTGAGCAGATTGCGGAGGGAGGAAAGGCAATTCATGAGCTGGAGAAAGTCAAGAAGCAGGTTGAGCAGGAGAAATCGGAACTGCAAGCCTCCCTGGAGGAAGTTGAG GCCTCCCTGGAACATGAGGAGGGGAAGATCCTGCGCCTGCAGCTTGAGCTCAACCAAGTGAAGTCTGAGATTGACAGGAAGATAGCAGAGAAAGACGAGGAGATTGACCAGATGAAGAGAAACCACCTCCGAGTTGTGGACTCCATGCAGAGCACCCTGGATGCTGAGATCAGGAGCAGGAATGAAGCCCTGAGGCTGAAGAAGAAGATGGAGGGAGACCTGAATGAAATGGAGATCCAACTGAGCCATGCCAACCgccaggctgcagaggcacaAAAGAACTTGAGGAACACTCAGGCAGTGCTCAAG GACACTCAGCTGCACTTGGATGATGCTGTCAGAGCACAGGATGACCTGAAGGAGCAGGTGGCCATGGTGGAGCGCAGAGCAAACCTGCTGCAGGCTGAAGTTGAGGAGCTCcgggcagccctggagcagacGGAGCGGTCGAGGAAAGTGGCTGAGCAGGAGCTTCTGGATGCCAGTGAGCGTGTGCAGCTCCTCCATAGCCAG AACACCAGCCTGATCAACACCAAGAAGAAGCTGGAGACGGACATTGCCCAGATCCAGGGTGAAATGGAGGATACCATCCAGGAAGCCCGCAATGCTGAGGAGAAGGCCAAGAAGGCCATCACAGAT GCGGCCATGAtggcagaagagctgaagaAGGAGCAGGACACCAGTGCCCACCTGGAGAGGATGAAGAAGAACCTGGACCAGACAGTGAAGGACCTGCAGCACCGCCTGGAAGAGGCCGAGCAGTTGGCActgaagggagggaagaagcaGATCCAGAAGCTGGAGGCCAGG GTGCGGGAGCTGGAAGGGGAGGTTGATGCTGAGCAGAAGCGCAGCGCTGAAGCCGTGAAGGGCGTGCGCAAGTACGAGCGGAGGGTGAAGGAACTCACCTACCAG TCTGAGGAAGACAGGAAGAATGTCCTCAGGCTGCAGGATCTGGTGGACAAGCTGCAAATGAAAGTGAAATCCTACAAGAGACA